In Lycium ferocissimum isolate CSIRO_LF1 chromosome 7, AGI_CSIRO_Lferr_CH_V1, whole genome shotgun sequence, the sequence GAGCATGGTTGTTTTAGCGGGAGCCGGTGCTGGTGCAGCTGCAGCCGCTGCAACAACTATAGCAGCGAACAACACTGAGATGACTGAGGATGAACGTAAGCGTGCTGAGGTTACAATTGACTTAGGAGCAGCTGCTGAGGCAACTGTTACTGCTACAcagggttgttgttgtggtggtggtggctGGGGAGGTGACGGTGGCGGTTGTGGAGGTTGAGGTGGAGATTAAGAACCTTGTCACCTTGTTGTTTTTCAAGTTGGTTTCACGTATGTTCTCTGAACTTTATCCACTATATCATTAAAGttataaaagtgttttttgaAGAAAACTTTACAAAAGTAGTTCAGTACTTACTTTGGTATTATAATGGAAAGTTCAGTAATCTTACGTgaaattaaccttatttttcttctctaatttctttttctcgTGCTAATTCTTTTTTATGGTTTGCTTTTGGACTGTTTCATTCGTTCACCGAGCTGAGATATTGAGCGTCGTGGGTACGTATGAGGTGAACTTGTTCCTTTTCTTGCTCTAGATCACTTGGGAGGTCCTTCCAGAACAACTGTAGTGGTATATATTCCTTTTTTGTAAAAAGAATAAATTTGGAATTGTTCTTTTAATTAGTAGTGTGATCCAagttctaaataaaatttgatctTGTGAGAAGATATACTTTAAATAATAGCACACAATCCTCTTTGAATTTTCATAAAACCTTAGTTGCATCTTTTCATTTGGAGTTAGTTTTCAAGAATGTGCCTTACATATgataaaagtttaaaattttatatgtttTGAACTACAAATTTCAATGGACTAGCACTCAATATATATTGGTAATGCCCTTTCGTAACAAAGATCTTTATTATGTGTCACACATAATTGACATCAGTTGTGACTTGTGAGACACCTTTTTGTCTTACAAACAAGTGGACCCAAATCTAACATTTTTAGGTCCATAAATTTTGAATCCACTTGTTTGTGAGATtaaaaaatagatatatatatatatatcatgcaaCTAGTATCAATTGTGTGAGACACATAATAAATTTTTTCGTTAGTAACTAGTAGTAAGATAATAAGGTGACACCATAAGAGTCTACTTGTTTGCACTTCCTTTTAATTGCACCAGagtaaaaaatagaagttgtgaCAACAAACTTAATCGTACAAGATACGAGAAAAGATGATAttcctctgtctcaatttatatgatacattttttctttttagtcagttaaaaaaaaaaaaaagaacacatttccttatttgacaataatttaactttaaactttactttttACGTTTTTACggttaatgagatgatttataactaCGCAAATATCTCTGACTTGTTttaaatcacaagattcaaaagtctttcttcatttcttaaCCTCCGTATCAATCAAACtacatcatataaattggaCGGAGGGGTAGTATATATctgagaaaagacatcatttccccCCCAAACTTGGTTAAAAACTCACTTCTAGAGTCGAGCTAAAAGAGAGTAACCATTTTACCCCCCCCTAAACAACTTTACCAATTATTTTGAACCTTacgtaacaacaacaacaacagaggTGGGtgttgttcaaaaaaaaaaaaaaaaaaacacacccacacacattaatttttttttttttaattcctcgaaatttattttattatttctttagtttctcccttctttttcctttttccatcttattttcttttcttttccacatCCATCCATAGATCTTCACTTTAATGAGTTTCCTCCATTAAAGGGCCGTAGAATCATCACTTCTCCTTCACTCCAAATCCAtaaattaacaacatcaaaccataccaaacatcatatacttctctcAGCAAAACgtcatcattttcacccattattactattattaagctcccatttcttccataaccaTTTTAGTGGCTCTTAATAGGCAACAGGATTAAAGACCATTATACAAAAATCGtgcaatttctttatttttttgttgttgcctcGCCCCCGTCCCTCTCCGCCCCACTCACCCTCCTCTCCCTCTCCTTCTTCCCCGTCGTTTCAAGCTTATTCAAATATTGACAATTCAAGTGAGTCTTTCGCTTTATGTGCTTTGTAACGAAGATATGAAGCTTCAAAGGACGAATTGTAACAAAAAGTGAAGAAATAAGTGATTTAGATAAGTgggtatttttttaaattggcaaatttttagaaattgatttgaacaacaacaacatacccagtagtGTATTCTTTCTTAGTGGTAATAAAGTAAAGGTGAAGGAATCGCAATGGCATTAAAATCGACTCATTCTTCAATGCCATTAACGTTAACTTATTTTGTTCTTCAATGGCATTATCGTTAACTTATTTTGTTCTTCAATGGCATTAACATTAACTTATTGTATCAATCTTCAATttatctagaaaaagaaaggaaaaaaaattaaaaaagaagaagaaagaagataagGATCGAGAGCAAATATAATATTCTTTGGAAAAGAAGGAGTTAGAAGAACAaagggaaaagaataagaaagacaaaaaaaaagtaatttaaaatagaaaataaaatattaaaaaatcttaatatataatccaattagaagatgacatcgttaactttttttaatgttatttttttcatccacaagaagaaagaaattggTTCTTTTTGCAACGTCGcattaaggggggtaaataattaccaATTAAACTTTAAACTTTAAAGTGAGTTTCTTTCTTGagatgtcttttctctatatATCTCATTATATAACTTCTCATGATTATTATAGATTTGTGGTTCTCGGAACATGAAAGAGAGTAACCATTATTTTAGCCataactaacaacaacaacaacaacaaaaaaaaaaaaaaaaaaaccacacacacacacaaccaaTATAGCAAACTCtttattgtttttctctttCCATATTCTAAACATCTTAATTCTATCGTTATTTCTCCGCAAATCAATATAGATCCCCATTTTTATGAGTTTTAGGAGGAGTAGAAAAATTACTGAAAAAGAATAATCATCAGAAATGGCCAAATATTCATTTCCAGCAAAACTCCATAGTTTTCGGCAATACGTGCTCAATTTTGTGTAAATTTCACGTTTTATAGGCACACAGGAAGaagattaattatataaaaatcgctGGACTGGTGTCTTTCGTTTCCAAAGAAAGCAAATTTTACATTCTAATCTTCACAAAACTTCGATTAattaaatatcaaccaaacCGGAGTTTTGTGCAACTCAATATGGTTCTATGGATAagtgaatttcatgtgtttcaacATTTTGCATATCTGCACAATTTACATAACATCTTCTATTTCAAGATCAATCAGCACTCAGGCTTTAGGAGGAACAACAACTTTGTCATAACAATTTCGAGCCAACCTTAAACAATCTAACCAATGCAGAATCTGGGAATTAGGGTctctctctataacaacatcagaAACAGTAATCTGAAGGTTCCCTCTAAAACTAGTAATCCTTCCACGAACTCTAGCAATTAGCCCAAGCTGAACTTGAGAAGCAAAATCAGCAGCCATTTGGGAAATTAATCGAACAGTTGATGGGCAACGACGAGAGAAATGACGCGAAGTTTCCTGGTTGAGCCACAAGACACAAGGGATGCAACCAGTGCCATCGTCAATGTCGAATTTAAGAAATCTATTGGGTTTATAGTCTCTGCTTACGATGATACCAACTGTCTCTGCGCGGGATAGGCGCTTCCCTTTGCGAGAAAAAGAGGTGGGTTCGTGAGGGATTGGTTTGAGAGTACTGAGGAAGTCGAAGGCTAAGAGCTTGACGTGTGTGTTGACAAGCTGTAGAGCATCCATTAATGGAGAAAAAAACCTTTTCTTCAGaaatttttgtctttctttttctttctttatggaAGAGCAAGAGTTTTTACCCTGACTCCTGTTTATGTCGAATTATTTTTCAAGTCgtctttaagaaaaataatcttTGGAAACaattaaggggtcgtttgtAGCTAGTTTGGAGGTGACTTACTCATGTATAAAATTACTCAAAGTGTTTGGTTTACAATTTTGAAatccgcataactaatacaaggattatttatgagaaaatttatgtattattttctgcAGGATAGATGATGTAATAACTAATACAAGAATAACTGAACACGCATAACTAATCCttgtaaaaaataatacatagattctcTTATAACTAATCTTTGTATTACTAAATACTAATACATGCTTAATTTTAACCAGCTACCAAATGACACTTAATGTTGGACCTTTTATTTTGTccttattgattttattttataattagcAAAATTATCATGACATATTCAAGATCACAAATTCCTTATAGCCACACAACTGTTCTAAACATGTTTAtagctataattttttttttttttttttttttttggatgacaTGAAAACCcacagccgctacccttcggtgCAAACGGTAAATCAAATTTCTTGCGCAATAACCACAAACCACACGGGATAGTAACCGCACTAGGCCGTCTCACGCGACGCCGACCTGTAAAAGCGTAAATCCTGCATCATAGGCGGGGGTttcctgagacctccattatgaaagccccatgctcaaccaactgagccatcCTCGCGGGTTATAACTATAAATTTCTATGGCCTTTCCTTTCTAATCTCGATTTTCAGTCAAACATGTTCAcgtgaaatgaaatgaagtacATAATTTGGTGCAGAAGTTGGAGATTTCCTGAAGCTAATATATACCTTTATACCCTAAACCCCAAATTGTGAATCTACTGCTAATGCTTTATGCTTACAGCCTAGTGATGATTAACTAGTCATTTGCTAGGACCTTTTAACACAACATGATCACTCTTTACTGTATGTTGGACCTAGGGATGTCAAACGTACAAGTTAGAAGGATtaacatttttcaattttatggACTGAATTTGACATATTGGACACCTTACATGGTGCTTATTGCTTGGCTTGTCATGCCACAACTGGCTTTCTTAGTGAGTGCAAGTAACAAATCGAACAAATCCTGTGAAAAACAAGGGTGAGAGCAGCTGAAACTGGCAACTGTTGGAATTCAATACAATGCTTCACTCTCAGATCATGCTTTGCAAGTACACATTTCGGGAACAACCATTCAACACTCTTAAGAATATATGGTTGCAGAAATTATATACAAAATGCAGTTGATCACTTCAAACTCAATGAAAACTACTGTTAGTGAATACAACCATCCAAGTATCAATATAACAGATCTTTTACAACAACGTAGTTAATCTTTTATGAGAATCTGAAATAAATCTACAGTCAAGTCAACAGAGAGAATTCCGTCACTGGCGTGTGTATCTAAGACGAGGCCTTTCTCACAAACAGCTTGGTGATGTCTTCTGTAACGACATTGCTCCTGCAAAGTTAATTAAAAACATCTAATAGCTGTTACATGCAGAAAATTAAAAGCATGGCTCCCTAGTTGGTTTTAGGAATCTTCTTCTATAAAAGCAAGAAAGACGAGTGTTTGCATCGAGAAGGTCAGCTATGAGAGAATTTATGGGAACTTTGATTTCTTTAGATGGTGTGATGCAAATCCAACTTAAGACATGATGCCAAAGGAAACTTATGGTGTCATCTAATTCTtaaattcttcatttttcttcactcTTCGTTTTGCTTAATTCCTTCACCGGTTACCCCTTgattttcatcttctacactCTTTTCATGCTCAAACCTTTTACAAGGCATTACCCACCATAAATCCCCTATAACTCATCAATTTCTATATTTACTCCCCCAGTCCATGCTACTTTGACCATGGAAACAGCTGTACGACATTCATCAAGTTTGGGCTTAGTTGAGAAACAATAATGTCCAATCCAAGAGTTACTCTAATCTATAACCAAGCAGAAGCAGTAATTTAAAGGTCATCTTCCATAATTTCATCTTTCTCCTTCTGGCTAATCTAATGACCATCCAGGAGTAGTAATTTAATGCCTCCTCAGCCACAGTTTTCCCTTCTGGCTAATCTATAACCAAGCAGAAACAGTAATTTAATGGGTCATTGGGCATAATTTCATCTTTCCCCGTCTACTTACTTTCTGTTTGCATTTCTGTCATTTGCTAATTTTGTCTGCTCCTGCGCCAACGACATTAGGTCCAGATTTTTCCACTTCAATTTACCTGAGGTTATGCTGCTACTCTGCTTCACTTTTCATTAGTCTATTCTAGTTACACCAGAGGAAAAAAATTCCCCATGACTAATCTATCGGCCAGCTACACTTCTCTCTCCCATCTCCCCTCTGCAATTGTTTGCTGTTCTTCCAGTTTTTGATGGAAAAATCAAACTACCTGTAACATTTGATTAAGTTCTGCTTAAGAAGAAGTTCACGGCCTGAAATTGTTTCTGCTGCTAGAATTTCATTTCACACAACCGTAGGCGAAGTCTAAATACTGAAATTTCATTACTTGCTTACACCAAATATGCAAGTCAATTAGCCTGATGGCAACTGCAATGCTAAAGTACACAACTTATTCCTGTTCTCTGGAATTCCCAGTTCTTTAAATTTGCATAGCAAGGCAATTGCAGAAAACAGAATTCCTATCAGCGAGTCTGCATTAGGACGAATAGCTGTTTTCCTTTAATCCTTTCTAACCAAATACAAAGAATTGAGGAGTACTCTCCTAATTCAAGCTAGAAGAAGATAATTTGAACCACGGTACCAAAAACTATTATTTGTGATTCTAATAAAACGAAGTTGCTAGTAACATCTTATTCATTACTAGCATAAAACCTGAATGCCTCGAAAAATAAAGGTAAtaactagaaaaaaaataacattatgaagaggaaaagaagaaaatgtttCCTTGTTTCCTTCTACAATTAcagaaaaggaggaaaaagaatAAACAACAGTCACTTGAAGGAATGTGAAAGACATATCTAAATATCTCATTGTTCTTATTATATCTCTTTTAATAATTTACCCAATACTTACAAGTTGAATATTTGTTATTGAGCACTCAAGGGTGTGTCCTAGTGGTAAACGAGTAGGGGAGAATCATGAATAGATGAACTTAATAGAGAGCATGCAGAGAAACTCAACAGTTCACAACAAACTGACCTTCCAGTAAGTTGAGGTGGGAGCAGAAGACCACCTCCTGTTTCAGGGACATTCTTCATGTGAGGCAAAGTTCCTTTTGGAATCTTACTACGTGGATAAGTGGAAGCTGATACATTTACATCCCTCTTCCGTGATGCATTTTCAGCCATGGCTGCTGCAACTCGGGAAGAATGATCAGTACTGTGCCCAAGATGACCAAGCATTGAGGGTGAATTTAAGAGAAGCGATGCATCAGGGAGTTTCAGTTCGGAGGACTCCGACGAACTTGACAAGTGTAATGCTTCTTTATTTAACGACGAACTACTCCTCCTGCATATGCAATGAAATATAATTGTGGGATTGCCATAGGATATATTTGCTAGTTGAATCATCGCCATAGTATATATTTGCAATTCATCATTCCATGACCAGAATACAAAAGTTCCTCTAAATGCATATCAA encodes:
- the LOC132062490 gene encoding CST complex subunit STN1, translated to MDALQLVNTHVKLLAFDFLSTLKPIPHEPTSFSRKGKRLSRAETVGIIVSRDYKPNRFLKFDIDDGTGCIPCVLWLNQETSRHFSRRCPSTVRLISQMAADFASQVQLGLIARVRGRITSFRGNLQITVSDVVIERDPNSQILHWLDCLRLARNCYDKVVVPPKA
- the LOC132063224 gene encoding uncharacterized protein LOC132063224 → MSLVDYASSDEEQEELHQQPQQLSKVEKPALIDPLPTRNVPEPQNQRSSSSLNKEALHLSSSSESSELKLPDASLLLNSPSMLGHLGHSTDHSSRVAAAMAENASRKRDVNVSASTYPRSKIPKGTLPHMKNVPETGGGLLLPPQLTGRSNVVTEDITKLFVRKASS